From Dreissena polymorpha isolate Duluth1 chromosome 15, UMN_Dpol_1.0, whole genome shotgun sequence, a single genomic window includes:
- the LOC127861077 gene encoding uncharacterized protein LOC127861077, giving the protein MVSQINQNFENKNLDNVRVCSVHFLSGKKAGLYDRNNPDWCPTLRLGGNQEHEDVSVETGTTPSISRYNRMKERKRRKLELFAETTKEPDVSVSEQTDKEDKDMSCQTVIDGNYLRAMESEINALRQENETLRKNCEKNDRRFSPKDFEDNDEKVKNLTGLATFAFLMKLFNYLEPFLQNMDVLDKFRCLVLTLMWLRLNLSVLFLSYDFDISKASVSRIFSSVIDVMYLRMKPFFHLPDRESLQLTIPMQFRKNFGRKCAVIIDCFEVNIERPSNLKARAETWSSYKHHNTIKFLIGITPQGTVSFISKAWGGRVSNKYITEHSGFLD; this is encoded by the exons ATGGTTAGCCAAATTAAccagaacttcgaaaataaaaatCTGGATAATGTCAGGGTGTGTTCAGTCCATTTTTTAAGCG GGAAAAAAGCAGGGCTGTATGACCGTAACAACCCAGATTGGTGTCCTACATTACGTCTCGGAGGAAATCAAGAACATGAAGATGTGTCGGTTGAGACAGGGACTACGCCTAGTATAAGCCGGTATAACCGAATGAAAGAGAGGAAGCGTCGCAAACTGGAGCTTTTCGCTGAAACTACGAAAGAGCCTGACGTCTCGGTGTCTGAACAGACAGACAAAGAGGATAAGGACATGTCATGTCAGACTGTAATCGATGGAAACTACCTTCGTGCCATGGAGAGTGAAATTAATGCTCTTAGACAGGAAAATGAAACATTAAGGAAAAACTGTGAGAAAAATGACCGCAGGTTTTCACCAAAAGACTTTGAAGACAACGATGAGAAAGTTAAGAACCTGACTGGACTTGCCACATTTGCTTTTCTTATGAAACTGTTTAATTACCTTGAGCCATTCTTGCAAAACATGGATGTTTTGGACAAATTTAGATGTCTAGTTCTCACACTCATGTGGTTAAGACTGAATTTATCAGTGCTTTTCTTGTCGTATGATTTTGACATTTCGAAGGCTTCTGTCTCTAGGattttttcaagtgttattgatGTGATGTATTTACGGATGAAACCATTCTTTCATTTGCCAGACCGCGAGTCATTACAGTTGACAATTCCAATGCAGTTTCGAAAAAACTTTGGACGTAAATGTGCTGTTATCATAGATTGTTTTGAAGTAAACATAGAGCGACCATCTAATCTGAAAGCGCGTGCAGAAACCTGGTCCTCATATAAACATCATAACACCATCAAATTTCTTATAGGTATCACACCACAAGGAACCGTTTCTTTCATATCTAAAGCTTGGGGCGGAAGAGTtagcaataaatatattacagagCACAGCGGCTTTCTTGATTAG